A genomic stretch from Tribolium castaneum strain GA2 chromosome 6, icTriCast1.1, whole genome shotgun sequence includes:
- the LOC661855 gene encoding E3 SUMO-protein ligase NSE2: MFTISDRDECHFKKMASQFERQDNLLQDCVNSLKTCKELIETHLDGPERTGELSQLEAIVKDYCLLSFNASKSSEACREVLDYFNNESTDHDVDIDELYNTKLASKKQAFSGNYPEEEIWKEVFMGIRDREIEEVEQGTSQDDATEYEEMGDSIFCSNVFTPPVDPISKMVIQNPYKSKKCGHIYDYKFILQYIKSRKSKAQCPYIGCNNGSISVDQLVKDQETQSKIENYQRNTNTESD, translated from the coding sequence ATGTTCACCATTTCTGACCGAGATGAATgtcacttcaaaaaaatggcGTCACAATTTGAAAGACAGGATAACCTGCTCCAAGACTGTGTTAATTCCCTAAAAACATGCAAGGAATTGATCGAAACGCATTTGGACGGCCCAGAGCGAACCGGAGAGTTGTCCCAACTGGAAGCAATCGTGAAGGATTACTGTCTCTTGAGTTTCAACGCTTCCAAATCATCAGAGGCCTGCCGCGAagttttggattattttaacaacgaatCGACTGATCACGACGTCGATATCGACGAGTTGTACAACACGAAACTAGCGAGCAAAAAACAGGCGTTTAGTGGTAACTATCCCGAAGAAGAAATCTGGAAGGAGGTTTTTATGGGGATTAGAGACCGCGAAATTGAAGAGGTCGAGCAGGGAACCAGCCAGGATGATGCAACGGAATATGAGGAAATGGGCGATTCGATTTTCTGTTCCAATGTTTTTACGCCACCCGTGGATCCGATTAGCAAAATGGTGATTCAAAACCCCTACAAGAGCAAAAAGTGTGGACATATCTATGATTACAAGTTCATTCTGCAGTATATCAAGTCGAGGAAAAGTAAGGCCCAGTGTCCGTACATTGGGTGCAACAATGGCAGTATATCAGTGGATCAGCTGGTTAAGGACCAAGAGACACAaagtaaaattg